The segment GCCATACAAGCTTAAGCCTACTTTGAGGTTATCGATAATTTTATCTCGAAGCGCTGATGGGGCAATAACCTCAATAATATTGGCATGCTTCATTAACCACCATTCAAATGTATGACTATCTCTTACGTCGGCAGTTATCGTAGTGTACTCGTCATCTCGAGCAATAATGGTTTGACGGCTAGAGAGTAGGGATTCTTCAATTAAATGCAAGCCGCGGTAATTCTCTATTCGTAAGGTCACTTTATGCATATTTCCGCCAGAAAAGTGGCGAGCGTTCTGCTGTACATAGGATCGAACATCAAATATATCCAGAATTTTGGTACTACTGTAAGTGAGTTTTAGGCTATGAATTCGGTGTAGAGCATAAGTCCGAATATCGTCGAGCTTTCCAGGGACAAGCCCGACCAAATAAAAGCTGTTGCCATATAAAAATAAACCCAGTGGAGTAGAGGTGTAATTACTTGGCTCGTTAGCTCCGCGTTTTTGGTAAGTAAATGCGATATCTTTTTTGTTTAGTAGTGCTTCTTCGATTAACTTGAAGAACTCATTGCCTACTGACGGTGCAATCAAAGGGTATTCGCTTTGGAAATAGCAGAATCGTTCACTCCACAGTTTGGTTTGTTTGGTATTAACTTGCTTAAGTGATGAAAAAATTGAATCGACATCACCGCGCAAGGTAGGTGGAA is part of the Vibrio ponticus genome and harbors:
- a CDS encoding helix-turn-helix transcriptional regulator; this translates as MSLQIQRYQKVLESIPCYPERISSLEIKERLQSSGLLSTKADEKSQLRTVQRCINAVVADHVSIEIDDSSRPYTYQIASGHRHPIKPDGMSSVVSLQVIEKEIKSMLPPTLRGDVDSIFSSLKQVNTKQTKLWSERFCYFQSEYPLIAPSVGNEFFKLIEEALLNKKDIAFTYQKRGANEPSNYTSTPLGLFLYGNSFYLVGLVPGKLDDIRTYALHRIHSLKLTYSSTKILDIFDVRSYVQQNARHFSGGNMHKVTLRIENYRGLHLIEESLLSSRQTIIARDDEYTTITADVRDSHTFEWWLMKHANIIEVIAPSALRDKIIDNLKVGLSLYGI